A window from Lachnoanaerobaculum umeaense encodes these proteins:
- a CDS encoding transglutaminase domain-containing protein, which produces MKKFIITALTISAILTGCRYVNTTPTTATEVVTQTTKAADVKRAPSDNDIIKNATTEVKPNSWFRSGNYTYYMRENGQLAKNTQVTSDKNIATRKFVDDHGRLLTIDDFKELEQYYIELMKNHQVFIPNETFLSLGLNAKNVSDLCANYINETVGSWIDASYDITPDGLKFYASNTDNSVNDYNAYTEAMNKLNSLNLNSLDDIIDYGFNNINIDKTSAKETDKATYPNLYGALVENKTNCDGFTHFMYWACKKNNIPVRLVGISLKYPDGKIGNHALNQIYVDGEWKYFDLMWESEARAYRDQPMFFTDIEKYYSYDFINEDTGIRLVPNKAGSLIEYID; this is translated from the coding sequence ATGAAAAAATTTATAATAACAGCACTTACTATAAGTGCTATTTTAACAGGTTGTAGGTATGTAAATACAACACCAACTACAGCAACTGAAGTGGTTACACAAACAACTAAAGCGGCTGATGTAAAAAGAGCACCATCAGACAATGATATAATAAAAAATGCAACAACAGAAGTTAAACCAAACTCATGGTTTAGAAGCGGTAACTACACTTACTATATGAGGGAAAACGGACAACTGGCAAAAAATACACAAGTAACATCTGATAAAAACATTGCTACAAGAAAGTTTGTTGATGATCACGGCAGACTTTTAACCATAGATGATTTTAAAGAACTCGAACAATACTACATCGAGTTAATGAAAAATCATCAAGTCTTTATACCAAATGAAACATTCCTATCACTTGGATTAAATGCAAAGAATGTAAGTGACTTATGTGCAAACTACATCAATGAAACTGTAGGCTCTTGGATAGACGCCTCATATGACATTACACCTGACGGTCTAAAATTTTATGCTAGTAATACAGACAACAGTGTAAATGACTATAATGCCTATACTGAAGCTATGAACAAATTAAATTCATTGAACCTAAACTCACTAGATGATATAATAGATTACGGCTTTAACAATATAAATATTGATAAAACAAGTGCTAAAGAAACCGATAAGGCAACATATCCTAATCTATATGGTGCATTAGTAGAAAACAAAACCAATTGTGACGGATTTACACATTTTATGTACTGGGCATGCAAGAAAAACAATATACCTGTAAGACTTGTTGGAATCAGCCTTAAGTATCCTGACGGTAAAATAGGAAACCATGCACTAAATCAAATCTATGTAGACGGTGAGTGGAAATACTTTGACTTAATGTGGGAAAGTGAAGCAAGAGCATACAGAGACCAACCTATGTTTTTTACAGATATTGAAAAGTATTATAGTTATGATTTCATAAACGAAGATACCGGTATTAGACTTGTACCTAACAAAGCAGGTAGCCTTATCGAATACATAGACTAA